The window GTGATACTAGACCTATACCCATTAACTACAAATGGAGAAAGATCCGTTTTTCTTCAAATACTCTTCATCAACTGAAAGATTTATTAACACATACACAAAATTCAGTATTAAGGTACTAACTGAGAATTAAGATTCATCGCTTAGagatttagaaacaaaaaaactacGTACATAACCTTGAAACGTTAACTCAAAACTAACACGAAGTTTATTAAAATCCAGTTACATACCTTGGGCGTTACGGCAACATAACTTGACAGTACTTCACTGTCTGGACTATATCAGTATAGGAAATGATTGCacaaaatttttgaaataacGCTACTAACACAATAGTGTTTTAAGAAACATAATGAATATAAGAAGCACATTTCATAAAGTTATTTTCTAATATACTGCAAATTTCAACGTACTTTGTGTCAAAGGATACGGCGAAGTGGCTTTTGCTCCATAAACGGTAAGACTTTTACCGGCAGCTGGTCGTGTGGTTTCTTTAGCGGACGCGTTAGTTCGGCGCTTGGAAAATTCCTTTCTTACGAATAAATCTAAGTTTTCCAAGTTTGGTGAAGCACCGTTTACATAATTCAAACTGAATGCCATCCATTGTTCGATAAAAGTTTCAGCATCAATATTGTTCTCTTCACATAAATTTACACCTTTGGAAAAATGGTTCGTGAAACAACCTTGAACATgttatttgtcaatgtttaATTACAATCACCATTGATAGAACTTATCGAGCACAGGTAACAGAAAAGACAAACCGTTTCTAACCGTTAAACAAGCTtacttacattttaataaaacatcttGTTCAACGTTTatgccaaaaaatttaaattgctcAGTCACCAACTCTTCGGAGGCCATTTTCTGTAATTGAAAGAGCAAATGAAAGAAAAGGAAGCAAAAGAGCGCCAACGCCGATCCGAAAGTTTGCGTCAAAAAAGAGGTTGCCAGAAACGAAAATTTTTAAAACCTGCCATAGAACAGTCAAATCAGTCGTAACTTGTCTTGTCATTgtaaagtaaatttttaatttacgaaTCAGTGACTTTGTGCTGCGTCGCAAAGATTTCTTTTacgtttttgtttataatggtTTAATAAACAACTAACTTAACAAAATCAAAAAGCAAGAAACAATgttcatttgttttaaatttaacagtACCTACTTTAggatattatttgttttttactagAAAGAAACTCTTCcataaaccgaattaaattcaatttaccCCAGTTGAAGACCCGCTTCAAAGAGCTATGTTCTTCACTCACTTGTTGATTATTTCGCCTGAATTAGGTTCCGAGAAATATGGATGACCGATACATTGCCAATCCCTTCTGATTTTACCTGTTTATTAATACAAGCCATCAATAGGGCATATAACATGCTGGAACGCCAGAGTTAATGGTGATGATAGTGCAGGGGTAACCGTCAACGAAGAGCTCCAACCATTCTAAAGTACATTCGATGCGATTTCATGCCTCAAGGGTTCTTCTCGCTTCCCATTTCGCACTTCCCGACACTTCAGCTCCATCCAATATCCTGCCATTAATCATTGAAGCTTGCGTAGTGTAAAATCGGGTTAAAAATTCAGTAGATAGTAGGACTTGAAACGAATGGCTGGCGCCCACCCTCCTGATTATGTTTGCCATCAAACGTCCATTTTCCACTATCGGGTCGCCGAATTTCTGCCCCTTTCTGGTCTCCTTTTTTAATGCTTGTGACGTGTCTCAGTGGTTTCTGGAACTTACGGGGCAGACGTATTTGTGTGTCTATAAAGTGTGGTGAGTTTACGCAGAGACCAATACAGCCCATCGTTCGCAGGAAAGACCGATACCCTCCCGTGTCCATTAGTTCCTCACACAATCCATGACCAAGATTTTGCTATACCCCACCAATCTACTGCTGCTTCACAAGCAGCAATGCAGCAGCAAGCGACTTCAAGGGCAGTCATTGTACTATAGTGCACAATAATATAGGTAGTAGAACCGACTTGAAAACCACAACTCGATGTaggcgtcatttacgttgttgatgtctagaGACTCTGGTGACCGTTTAACACCAAGTCGGCCGTGAGCTCGGTCattcgtctaagcaataaaaattaaaaaccattGTCGCCTCGAAAACCGCGATTCTCGGTTCTTTGGCACCGTAGTGACCACGGgggttgtttgtttattttatactcatATTTATGCCGGTTTTTCCAGGTCCCACGGTAGTAATGGGGTTTCTTCACTTATTTAAGTACGCACACCTTAATGACTGTAAATACGAATGGACTGTGTAAAAAACTGGTAAGTCAAAACGAAAAACAGTCAAACCCTGGAGATCAGTAGCGCTTTTTTTTTGGCTGATGGCCGAACCTCGTATGAGTTCCCGGCGTCTAGGGGGCACGCTATGTGGGCTTCGACGGTTCACAGATTAGACCGAGGGCCCAAGGATGGTAtttacccactaaacgactcccctgcactttcGCCAAAGTGTTAGTTCACCCCcctgaggtcagaacccgggtgGGGTAAGGCAGTTAGACTACAGTCAACACTGCAAATAGGCTCAGTTCACCCCACGAACACCCGATTGATGGaaccttcgaggcgaatcgacagctctgaaacgtcggccatCTCACTACGCGAGTCCGTCAGGCCATCCAAGGGGTGCCGCAGATTTGCGATCGCTCTTATGTACTCCCGGGAGACCCGCTAGTCCTGGTAGTGCGCCACATGTATCAACACGCTCAGATCGCCTGGTGACCTTCTGATCGAAACTGAAATCTTCCAAATGTTTGAAGAGTTATCAGCTGTGTGAACCGTAAAGGCAGGTGTAAGCTCAGGTAGATACCCATGGTCTAAGCATAGCTATATGACTCACAGGTGAGATTGCGATGGCCGTGTCCCACTTACGTAAAGAGGTAAACCTTGACTTATGGAGAAAAAGTTTTTCAAATTTGTAAAACGTTTTCAGGGATTCCCATTCCGATtgaaaatattcattaataacaGTAGAGCAGGCTGAGCCATCTATATTTGGAGAAGTGTAGTGTCCCGCTTCCTTTGTTAACCACTAATATTGCTGAATAAGTGCTCAGTGAAAACCCTTTTGTTTTTTACCTTTAATTATGTACGGTTAAGGTGAGAACATCTTGTATTTTACACAATTGTTTTCAcaattaattggtaagaaattATACATCAAACTGATGGTGCTTTAGTTATTTATctagtaattatttaatttgtgtGGTTTACAACTGAGATATCAAGATTTATAAAGTATCTAAGAATCTATTGATATTTATTATGCTTGTTTTTTGAGATCCAATAGTCCTTATATTAagcaattactttttttttattgcttagatgggtagacaagctcacggcccggCTGACcttaagtggttatcagagcccataggCTCAAGGTAaaagccgccatccaccttgagatatgatttctaaggtctcagtagttacaaacagctgccccacactgattttaattaatacataatgttattccttcactatgaaagtcaattgtgaacatcttttgaaaatttgaaaaattggtaccggcaTGCAGGATTTGAATTCCAGTGCATCACTCAATACAAATGCACGAGTCgacttatcttttaggccatgaCAACTTCAGAATACTTTTAATAGTTACAATAGTTATTACAATCCTGTTTAAGGCTTATAACCAAAGTGAACAATAAAGTGCTTAATACACTCATGGCACTAGTGACCTTGACATGTCCAGGACCCCAAAtgttcataataaataatagaatatgcaatatattattactcctttatttaaaaaaaaataatacattaaacaataacataacATGTTATAACATATTAAAACAATGTAAACAAAGCAAATCTAGATTTGTATTATGTTCTTTGAACGTGTATATGAAATTTACATGAAGGCATAGACTGAACTTCTGCTGTGACAATACTGTTAATACAGAGATTAGCCAATCCACCTCGAATGAGCCCACAAGTGTAAGCAACATACTGAAATGGTAAAAACACTGATTTAGAAACAATACTTTgatagtaaattttattaattccaaAGGTCAATGAAAAGAAATATaagaaataatagtttttactCACTCTAGGAGCATATTCCAGGTACTGATgaccattagaaaaatttgttaGAAAACGGAATGCATTATCTTGAAGTACATAAACTCCTTGGTGGTTTGTACGAAGATTATCTATCTGTTTTTTGTAAATACAAGTCCAAAAATCTGTACATATGAATTTCATAGTATCTAATTCATCTTTAAAACGCGGCCATTCCCTCGTTAATCTTTCCATGATTTTATAGCCTGCCGCAAACCCGATGTATTCGACAACAGACAAATCAGTTTCCTGAAATCGatgtattaaaatgtatttattgtaataatattgcCTAATCTCAAACGATTATTTAGTATTTAACATTACATACATATTGATTAAACAAACCTTTTCGCCATTATCGTTATTCTTGAATTTTTCAAtagaataatttataatttcagaATGTAATAATTCAAATATGATGTCGTCGGCCATTCTTGAGGGGTccagatatttttaattaaggttTATTACTcattgcatatttatttataataataacgcTTCGTAGGTAATATAATCTGTCTTTACAAATGAAAACACACACGGAAAGAAAAAAGGGGCTAAAGGAACTTTTGTATTGTAAATtgagtaaattcttttttaattttagtttcttttttttagggattttatgacctggtaactaagccctttaagtcatgtcttattttaatttttattcttaattttatgaaaaatgataatatggag of the Bombyx mori chromosome 25, ASM3026992v2 genome contains:
- the LOC733029 gene encoding trafficking protein particle complex 6b; this encodes MADDIIFELLHSEIINYSIEKFKNNDNGEKETDLSVVEYIGFAAGYKIMERLTREWPRFKDELDTMKFICTDFWTCIYKKQIDNLRTNHQGVYVLQDNAFRFLTNFSNGHQYLEYAPRYVAYTCGLIRGGLANLCINSIVTAEVQSMPSCKFHIHVQRT